In Brassica rapa cultivar Chiifu-401-42 chromosome A06, CAAS_Brap_v3.01, whole genome shotgun sequence, a single window of DNA contains:
- the LOC103874939 gene encoding zinc finger protein CONSTANS-LIKE 10 → MGYMCDFCGEQRSMVHCRSDAACLCLSCDRNVHSANALSKRHSRTLICERCNAQPASVRCTDERVSLCQNCDWLGHNGATNSHHKKQTINCYSGCPSSEELASIWSFCLELDFSKGGQSACEQGMGLMTIDEGTGEKKSGGHDVDVDQPGTSSAAQEKSTLAKGPGVSEDDFCGNLIMDEMDMAFEKYDELFGTAYNSSKDLFEHGGLESLFEKHEGLIQGQQPAESNAASGDSFMTCRTEPIICFSSQPAHSNISFSGATGEGNNAGDFQDCGVSSMQQVSKETPLWCPPTAQEISATTRNNAVIRYKEKKKARKFDKRVRYVSRKERADVRRRVKGRFVKSGEAYDYDPLSPTRSY, encoded by the exons atgggTTACATGTGTGACTTCTGCGGTGAACAAAGATCAATGGTCCATTGCCGCTCCGATGCAGCGTGTCTGTGCCTATCCTGCGACCGTAACGTTCACTCCGCTAACGCTTTATCAAAACGTCATTCAAGAACTTTGATATGCGAGCGTTGCAATGCGCAGCCAGCCTCTGTTCGGTGCACCGACGAGAGGGTTTCCCTCTGTCAAAACTGTGACTGGTTAGGCCACAACGGAGCTACTAATTCGCATCATAAGAAGCAAACCATTAACTGCTACTCTGGTTGCCCCTCGAGTGAGGAGCTTGCATCGATATGGTCTTTCTGTTTGGAATTGGATTTCTCTAAAGGTGGACAGTCTGCTTGTGAGCAAGGGATGGGGTTGATGACTATAGATGAAGGCACAGGAGAAAAGAAATCAGGTGGACATGATGTTGATGTAGATCAGCCTGGAACTAGCTCTGCTGCACAAGAAAAGTCCACATTGGCTAAG GGTCCTGGAGTATCTGAAGATGACTTTTGTGGGAATCTCATAATGGATGAAATGGACATGGCTTTTGAGAAGTATGATGAGCTCTTTGGTACAGCTTACAACTCTTCCAAAGATCTCTTTGAACATGGGGGACTCGAAAGTCTTTTCGAGAAACATGAG GGACTAATCCAAGGACAGCAGCCAGCAGAAAGCAATGCTGCATCTGGAGACTCGTTCATGACTTGTAGAACCGAACCTATAATCTGTTTCTCATCACAGCCAGCTCATTCGAATATATCTTTCTCTGGTGCCACTGGAGAAGGTAATAACGCTGGTGATTTTCAAGACTGTGGAGTGTCATCGATGCAGCAGGTTTCGAAGGAGACACCACTATGGTGCCCTCCAACAGCGCAGGAGATTAGTGCAACAACACGTAACAACGCTGTTATACGttacaaagaaaagaagaaggctCGGAA GTTTGACAAGCGAGTGAGGTATGTCTCTAGGAAAGAAAGAGCTGATGTGAGACGGCGTGTGAAGGGACGGTTTGTCAAGTCTGGTGAAGCTTATGATTACGACCCGCTGAGCCCAACAAGAAGCTACTGA
- the LOC103874938 gene encoding RRP15-like protein isoform X1 — translation MSTGEVAQIERGTRKRRVGAKNGGKKNKKFKTLPPSSSNRFKPSKKDQKLFQQRRRGYNSDEEEEDESKKAPEVTIREKIFTDANMGPNYDEVEEEEDGEDKDEGSDGEDHGEIQTGITRFGSEDGCNAFRMAFKSIMKKTKGEDELGPVLSAHKNLIAQKLAEEEAEKKAKGQARKAKHLVAEKGHVKPANHLESHEKILIGVATKGVVKLFNAVNKAQHAQKGLNASREKDSKVLKKRRKEAFFSELGKTSRTDSKAQKASNSNEDEAPAWAPLRDNYMLANPKLKDWDKKQETNEGDDFAAMSGDESYED, via the exons ATGTCTACCGGAGAGGTAGCTCAGATAGAGAGAGGCACAAGAAAGAGGAGAGTCGGCGCAAAGAACGGCGGGAAGAAGAATAAAAAGTTCAAGACTTTACCTCCTTCCTCCTCCAACAGGTTCAAGCCTTcaaagaaggaccagaagctcTTCCAGCAGAGAAGGCGAGGCTACAACtccgacgaagaagaagaagatgaatccAAGAAGGCGCCGGAGGTAACCATTCGCGAGAAGATATTCACTGATGCCAACATGGGTCCCAACTACGACGAGgttgaggaggaagaagatgggGAGGACAAGGACGAGGGTTCCGATGGGGAGGATCACGGGGAGATTCAGACTGGTATCACTAGGTTTGGTAGTGAGGATGGATGTAATGCCTTTAGAATGGCTTTTAAGTCTATCATGAAGAAGACCAAAGGAGAAGATGAATTG GGTCCTGTTTTGTCAGCACATAAGAATCTTATAGCTCAGAAGctagctgaagaggaagctgAGAAGAAGGCTAAGGGTCAGGCTAGAAAGGCGAAACATTTG GTTGCTGAGAAAGGACATGTTAAACCTGCAAACCATTTGGAGTCCCATGAGAAGATTCTAATAGGTGTTGCCACTAAAGGAG TGGTGAAGCTTTTTAATGCT GTAAACAAGGCTCAACATGCTCAGAAGGGTTTGAATGCTTCAAGGGAAAAGGACTCTAAAG TGTTAAAGAAGCGAAGAAAAGAAGCATTCTTCTCGGAGTTAGGAAAAACATCGAGAACAGACTCCAAG GCTCAAAAAGCTTCAAATTCTAATGAAGACGAAGCTCCTGCGTGGGCTCCTCTACGTGATAATTACATGTTAGCAAACCCAAAGCTCAAGGACTGGGACAAGAAACAG GAAACAAACGAGGGAGATGATTTTGCCGCAATGTCAGGAGATGAAAGTTATGAAGACTGA
- the LOC103874938 gene encoding RRP15-like protein isoform X2, translating to MSTGEVAQIERGTRKRRVGAKNGGKKNKKFKTLPPSSSNRFKPSKKDQKLFQQRRRGYNSDEEEEDESKKAPEVTIREKIFTDANMGPNYDEVEEEEDGEDKDEGSDGEDHGEIQTGITRFGSEDGCNAFRMAFKSIMKKTKGEDELGPVLSAHKNLIAQKLAEEEAEKKAKGQARKAKHLVAEKGHVKPANHLESHEKILIGVATKGVVKLFNAVNKAQHAQKGLNASREKDSKVLKKRRKEAFFSELGKTSRTDSKAQKASNSNEDEAPAWAPLRDNYMLANPKLKDWDKKTGNKRGR from the exons ATGTCTACCGGAGAGGTAGCTCAGATAGAGAGAGGCACAAGAAAGAGGAGAGTCGGCGCAAAGAACGGCGGGAAGAAGAATAAAAAGTTCAAGACTTTACCTCCTTCCTCCTCCAACAGGTTCAAGCCTTcaaagaaggaccagaagctcTTCCAGCAGAGAAGGCGAGGCTACAACtccgacgaagaagaagaagatgaatccAAGAAGGCGCCGGAGGTAACCATTCGCGAGAAGATATTCACTGATGCCAACATGGGTCCCAACTACGACGAGgttgaggaggaagaagatgggGAGGACAAGGACGAGGGTTCCGATGGGGAGGATCACGGGGAGATTCAGACTGGTATCACTAGGTTTGGTAGTGAGGATGGATGTAATGCCTTTAGAATGGCTTTTAAGTCTATCATGAAGAAGACCAAAGGAGAAGATGAATTG GGTCCTGTTTTGTCAGCACATAAGAATCTTATAGCTCAGAAGctagctgaagaggaagctgAGAAGAAGGCTAAGGGTCAGGCTAGAAAGGCGAAACATTTG GTTGCTGAGAAAGGACATGTTAAACCTGCAAACCATTTGGAGTCCCATGAGAAGATTCTAATAGGTGTTGCCACTAAAGGAG TGGTGAAGCTTTTTAATGCT GTAAACAAGGCTCAACATGCTCAGAAGGGTTTGAATGCTTCAAGGGAAAAGGACTCTAAAG TGTTAAAGAAGCGAAGAAAAGAAGCATTCTTCTCGGAGTTAGGAAAAACATCGAGAACAGACTCCAAG GCTCAAAAAGCTTCAAATTCTAATGAAGACGAAGCTCCTGCGTGGGCTCCTCTACGTGATAATTACATGTTAGCAAACCCAAAGCTCAAGGACTGGGACAAGAAA ACAGGAAACAAACGAGGGAGATGA
- the LOC103874937 gene encoding acetyl-CoA acetyltransferase, cytosolic 1 produces MAHTADSVNPRDVCIVGVARTPMGGFLGSLSSLPATKLGSVAIAAALKRANVDPSLVQEVVFGNVLSANLGQAPARQAALGAGIPNSVICTTVNKVCASGMKAVMIAAQSIQLGINDVVVAGGMESMSNTPKYLAEARKGSRFGHDSLVDGMLKDGLWDVYNDCGMGSCAELCAEKFQITREQQDDYAVQSFERGIAAQEAGAFTWEITPVEVSGGRGRPSTIVDKDEGLGKFDAAKLRKLRPSFKENGGTVTAGNASSISDGAAALVLVSGEKALQLGLQVLAKVKGYGDAAQEPEFFTTAPALAIPKAIAHAGLESSQVDYYEINEAFAVVALANQKLLGITPEKVNVNGGAVSLGHPLGCSGARILITLLGILKNRNGKYGVGGVCNGGGGASALVLELV; encoded by the exons ATGGCTCACACAGCAGATTCCGTCAATCCCAGAG ATGTTTGCATTGTTGGTGTTGCACGAACTCCAATGGGTGGCTTTCTCGGTTCTCTCTCGTCTTTACCCGCCACAAAGCTTGGATCCGTAGCTATTGCAG CTGCTTTGAAGAGAGCAAACGTTGACCCGTCTCTCGTCCAAGAAGTTGTGTTTGGCAATGTTCTTAGTGCCAATTTGGGTCAGGCTCCTGCTCGTCAGGCTGCTTTAGGTGCAGGGATCCCTAACTCTGTTATTTGTACAACAGTTAACAAGGTTTGTGCTTCAGGCATGAAAG CGGTAATGATTGCTGCTCAGAGTATTCAATTGGGGATCAATGATGTAGTCGTAGCGGGTGGCATGGAAAGCATGTCGAATACACCAAAATATTTGGCTGAAGCAAG gAAAGGATCTCGGTTTGGTCATGATTCTCTAGTAGATGGAATGTTAAAGGATGGACTATGGGATGTCTATAATGACTGTGGGATGGGAAGCTGTGCAGAGTTATGCGCTGAGAAATTTCAGATAACAAGGGAGCAACAA GATGACTACGCTGTTCAGAGTTTTGAACGTGGTATTGCTGCCCAGGAAGCTGGTGCCTTCACATGGGAAATCACCCCg GTTGAAGTTTCTGGAGGAAGGGGTAGGCCATCAACCATTGTTGACAAGGACGAAGGTCTTGGGAAG TTTGATGCTGCAAAATTGAGGAAGCTCCGTCCAAGTTTCAAGGAGAATGGAGGCACTGTTACAGCTGGAAATGCGTCTAGCATAAG CGATGGTGCAGCTGCACTTGTCCTAGTGAGTGGAGAGAAGGCGCTTCAGCTAGGACTTCAAGTACTCGCAAAAGTTAAAGGTTATGGTGATGCAGCTCAG GAACCGGAGTTTTTCACTACTGCTCCTGCTCTTGCAATACCGAAAGCTATTGCACATGCTGGTTTGGAATCTTCTCAAGTCGATTACTATGAGATCAATGAAGCATTTGCT GTTGTGGCTCTCGCAAATCAAAAGCTGCTTGGGATTACTCCG GAGAAGGTGAATGTAAATGGAGGAGCTGTGTCTTTAGGACATCCTCTAGGCTGCAGCGGGGCTCGTATTCTAATCACATTGCTTGGGATACTAAAGAATAGAAACGGCAAGTACGGTGTGGGAGGAGTGTGCAACGGAGGAGGAGGTGCTTCTGCTCTTGTTCTTGAACTTGTTTGA
- the LOC103874936 gene encoding indole-3-glycerol phosphate synthase, chloroplastic, producing MEGLVSFQPFPSSVIQRRLSTVYLHRLTRSSSSSCAPLRAQQSGITGGSESVSSALEGKASEQEVVIYQDEVVASQGIRIRRRPLTGPPLHYVGPFEFRLQNEGNTPRNILEEIVWHKDKEVAQMKEKRPLYTLKKALETVPPPRDFIGALRSAHQRTGLPGLIAEVKKASPSRGILREDFDPVAIAQAYEKGGAACLSVLTDEKYFKGSFENLQAIREAGVKCPLLCKEFIIEAWQIYYGRSKGADAILLIASVLPDLDIKYMIKICKILGMATLVEVHDEREMDRVLAIDGVELIGINNRNLETFEVDIGITKRLLEGERGELIRQKDILVVGESGLFSPEDIAFVQEAGVKAVLVGESLVKQSDPGQGISALFGRDVSG from the exons ATGGAAGGACTTGTTTCCTTTCAGCCCTTTCCCTCATCCGTCATTCAACGGCGGCTCTCCACGGTCTACCTCCATAGACTCACcagatcctcctcctcctcttgtgCTCCTCTTCGTGCTCAACAG TCTGGAATCACGGGAGGTTCCGAAAGTGTTTCTTCGGCGTTGGAGGGTAAAGCAAGTGAGCAAGAAGTGGTTATTTACCAGGATGAAGTAGTTGCTAGCCAAGGTATAAGGATAAGGAGAAGACCACTTACTGGACCTCCATTGCATTACGTTGGACCTTTCGAGTTCCGGTTACAGAACGAGGGTAACACTCCTCGCAACATCTTGGAGGAGATCGTGTGGCACAAGGATAAAGAAGTTGCTCAG ATGAAGGAGAAAAGGCCTCTCTATACTCTGAAGAAGGCTCTGGAAACTGTTCCTCCTCCTAGAGACTTCATTGGTGCTCTTAGATCTGCTCATCAAAGAACCGGCCTGCCTGGTTTAATAGCTGAGGTCAAGAAAGCTTCTCCCAGCAGAGGTATCCTCAGAGAGGATTTTGACCCT GTTGCAATTGCTCAAGCTTATGAGAAGGGTGGAGCAGCATGTCTTAGTGTTTTGACTGATGAGAAATACTTCAAG GGAAGCTTTGAGAATCTGCAAGCTATAAGGGAGGCTGGTGTAAAG TGCCCTTTGCTTTGCAAAGAGTTCATCATAGAGGCATGGCAGATATACTATGGTAGAAGCAAGGGAGCAGATGCAATTCTGTTAATCGCTTCTGTGTTACCTGACCTTGACATCAAATACATGATTAAGATTTGCAAAATACTTGGAATGGCTACTCTTGTTGAG GTTCATGACGAAAGGGAGATGGATCGCGTTCTAGCAATTGACGGAGTTGAGCTCATTGGCATCAACAACCGCAACCTAG AAACGTTTGAGGTAGATATTGGTATCACAAAGAGGCTCCTGGAAGGAGAGCGTGGTGAATTGATCCGTCAGAAAGACATCCTC GTGGTTGGAGAATCAGGGTTATTCAGTCCAGAAGACATTGCATTCGTACAAGAAGCCGGCGTCAAAGCA GTTCTAGTCGGTGAATCACTTGTTAAACAAAGTGATCCGGGGCAGGGAATCAGCGCGCTTTTTGGAAGAGATGTCTCAGGATGA
- the LOC103874935 gene encoding B3 domain-containing protein REM9 isoform X2, translating to METPREPHFFKPLLPGFQSGVAIPLDFYSKHIQGAEINKPWKLRSDASDQIWEVIREGRTLTKGWKEFTEAHDLRIGDIVIFKHEGDMVFHVTPFGPSCCEIQYTHPHIVKEEADADDAPTFSYDYCFLAEVTPTNQKDDKMFLPVEAMRCGALNQQCKEVKLVNKEGKSWTARFGFSESDGAYYISRGWRKFCRDNRCTNGDLFVFNVVGDGTTTPLLCVCPERKECTELLIKHFSRIDGSIASTSRN from the exons ATGGAAACTCCCCGAGAACCTCATTTCTTCAAGCCTCTTCTTCCTGGTTTTCAAAGTGGCGTCGCAATACCACTTGACTTCTACTCAAAACACATACAAGGGGCTGAGATCAATAAACCATGGAAGCTAAGATCGGACGCTTCAGATCAAATTTGGGAGGTGATCCGAGAAGGCAGGACACTCACCAAAGGTTGGAAAGAGTTCACCGAAGCACATGATCTTCGAATCGGTgacattgtcatcttcaaacACGAAGGAGACATGGTCTTTCATGTGACTCCTTTTGGTCCTAGCTGTTGTGAGATTCAGTATACACATCCTCACATCGTTAAGGAAGAAGCCGACGCGGATGATGCTCCTACTTTCTCATACGACTACTGCTTCTTGGCTGAGGTTACTCCTACAAATCAAAAGGACGACAAAATG TTTCTTCCTGTGGAAGCTATGAGGTGTGGTGCTTTGAACCAACAATGCAAAGAGGTCAAACTTGTCAACAAGGAGGGAAAGTCATGGACTGCGCGCTTCGGATTTAGCGAATCAGACGGCGCATATTACATCAGCAGAGGGTGGAGAAAGTTCTGTCGTGATAACAGATGCACCAACGGAGATTTGTTTGTGTTCAACGTGGTTGGAGACGGGACGACAACTCCATTACTGTGTGTATGTCCGGAAAGGAAGGAGTGTACTGAACTACTGATCAAGCACTTCAGCAGAATCGATG GTAGCATTGCTTCTACCTCACGAAATTAG
- the LOC103874935 gene encoding B3 domain-containing protein REM7 isoform X1, translating into METPREPHFFKPLLPGFQSGVAIPLDFYSKHIQGAEINKPWKLRSDASDQIWEVIREGRTLTKGWKEFTEAHDLRIGDIVIFKHEGDMVFHVTPFGPSCCEIQYTHPHIVKEEADADDAPTFSYDYCFLAEVTPTNQKDDKMFLPVEAMRCGALNQQCKEVKLVNKEGKSWTARFGFSESDGAYYISRGWRKFCRDNRCTNGDLFVFNVVGDGTTTPLLCVCPERKECTELLIKHFSRIDGKSSHLTCLCCLYLQCYYFASALTCVLFFYR; encoded by the exons ATGGAAACTCCCCGAGAACCTCATTTCTTCAAGCCTCTTCTTCCTGGTTTTCAAAGTGGCGTCGCAATACCACTTGACTTCTACTCAAAACACATACAAGGGGCTGAGATCAATAAACCATGGAAGCTAAGATCGGACGCTTCAGATCAAATTTGGGAGGTGATCCGAGAAGGCAGGACACTCACCAAAGGTTGGAAAGAGTTCACCGAAGCACATGATCTTCGAATCGGTgacattgtcatcttcaaacACGAAGGAGACATGGTCTTTCATGTGACTCCTTTTGGTCCTAGCTGTTGTGAGATTCAGTATACACATCCTCACATCGTTAAGGAAGAAGCCGACGCGGATGATGCTCCTACTTTCTCATACGACTACTGCTTCTTGGCTGAGGTTACTCCTACAAATCAAAAGGACGACAAAATG TTTCTTCCTGTGGAAGCTATGAGGTGTGGTGCTTTGAACCAACAATGCAAAGAGGTCAAACTTGTCAACAAGGAGGGAAAGTCATGGACTGCGCGCTTCGGATTTAGCGAATCAGACGGCGCATATTACATCAGCAGAGGGTGGAGAAAGTTCTGTCGTGATAACAGATGCACCAACGGAGATTTGTTTGTGTTCAACGTGGTTGGAGACGGGACGACAACTCCATTACTGTGTGTATGTCCGGAAAGGAAGGAGTGTACTGAACTACTGATCAAGCACTTCAGCAGAATCGATGGTAAGTCTTCTCATTTGACTTGTTTGTGTTGTCTATATCTTCAATGTTACTACTTTGCTTCTGCTTTAACTTGTGTTCTCTTCTTCTACAGGTAG